In Drosophila willistoni isolate 14030-0811.24 chromosome XR unlocalized genomic scaffold, UCI_dwil_1.1 Seg144, whole genome shotgun sequence, one DNA window encodes the following:
- the LOC6638815 gene encoding fumarylacetoacetate hydrolase domain-containing protein 2A yields the protein MRAAVSMLRNQFSRMQTEPATLEHLLWEKPTNALPKNRCPETKCIVYRKPDYNLPKCRFMQYRRRFDANKRLGMVSEDGSKMIELSSVTCAAPDMHRFIDQRYCMTSLLDSVKYMNVLKVDKDLHLLPPLAAPGKIIGVQCNYIDSCDERHHCIPREPAFFVKFGTSIIGALDNIRAHDIAKRIDYGCQLAVIMGRHCRHIQPNEAMHHIFGYAVAQDITACDWNALLGGQLMLGKSLDTFCPLGPVIVHKCHVPDVNNLWIKTIVNGEERQTGNTRNMIFKIDFLIHRLSQYITLCPGDIILTGTPAGSGAYRKPSTFLQPGDLIESEIQNLGRMCNQVVNPYA from the coding sequence ATGAGAGCTGCAGTTTCAATGCTGCGCAATCAGTTTTCGCGCATGCAGACTGAGCCAGCAACATTGGAGCACTTGTTGTGGGAGAAGCCCACAAACGCTTTACCCAAGAATCGATGTCCGGAAACAAAGTGCATTGTATACCGTAAACCGGATTATAATTTGCCAAAATGTCGCTTTATGCAATATCGTCGACGTTTCGATGCCAACAAACGTCTGGGCATGGTCTCTGAGGATGGTAGCAAGATGATAGAACTTTCGAGTGTAACATGTGCAGCTCCCGATATGCATCGATTTATCGATCAGCGGTACTGCATGACCAGTCTGCTCGACAGTGTCAAGTATATGAATGTGCTGAAGGTCGATAAGGATTTGCATTTACTTCCACCACTCGCAGCGCCTGGCAAAATAATTGGCGTCCAGTGCAATTATATTGATAGCTGTGACGAGCGACATCATTGTATACCGCGGGAGCCAGCGTTCTTTGTGAAATTCGGCACATCGATAATTGGTGCATTGGACAATATACGAGCTCATGATATTGCCAAACGGATCGATTATGGCTGCCAATTGGCTGTGATAATGGGTCGCCATTGCCGTCATATTCAGCCCAATGAGGCAATGCATCATATTTTTGGTTATGCTGTCGCCCAGGATATTACGGCATGCGATTGGAATGCCCTACTCGGTGGCCAATTGATGCTGGGCAAATCGTTAGATACATTTTGTCCACTCGGTCCCGTTATAGTGCACAAATGTCATGTGCCCGATGTGAACAATTTGTGGATCAAAACGATTGTCAATGGCGAGGAGCGTCAGACGGGCAATACTCGAAATATGATATTCAAAATTGATTTTCTCATTCATCGTTTATCGCAGTATATAACCCTATGTCCCGGTGATATTATCTTAACGGGCACTCCAGCCGGTTCGGGAGCCTATCGCAAACCCTCAACATTTCTTCAACCCGGCGATCTAATCGAAAGCGAGATACAAAATTTAGGTAGAATGTGCAATCAAGTTGTTAATCCATATGCTTAA